The following are from one region of the Methanomassiliicoccales archaeon LGM-DZ1 genome:
- the cobN gene encoding cobaltochelatase subunit CobN: protein MKMRIVVLSLQTADAKVLAAPAEKLRELGIEPDVYAINAEEADDDVLVYKELEDRTEQADFVYFRCMSDTCRFKRFDRYRKALEKCPGWVLLFSGNAEVTLMNRDLFRGRDDEYREICRYAASRGPENDWGMVLYAAHGLGKTDAVPPEPKTQRKDGIYHKGMDRNISKEDYLRTLDPSKMTVGILFASTLWIYDNLAAVDALTDEIERRGMNALPVFFSAVSYKTEGEEGTKATFRKYFLRDDGSPIPDAVLVHTSFSVMYNSREGEGVRIADADNYYASLLGVPMIHTMTITGDYADYETEKVGLGKHEITNNVAFPEIDGDIIAVPIAYTPKKSGMKRNIAIPDRIEAAVDLAYRWARLRHIPEKDKRVAILLWQSRANSGVIGNAAGLDSVESIAGLLRRMKEEGYSVENVPENGKELIGEILDNVTNDLDSMSLETVRKKAADLVDRDDYLREYSQVPEWDRAMMEKDWGEPPGEICTDGRKIIIPGLVKGNVFIGYQPLRGMADKFEQSIHDPLLFAQHQYLAYYRWIRDVFKADIIIHVGTHGTLEWLPGKNVGLSAKCDPDVVLGNVPNLYIYIIDDPGEGIQCKRRAESVLDGHMPPSMARAGRYDDIAKVEVPLQEYFRNKGTNDAERRREMVKNIYEAARDAKMLNDLGLADSDPGPEGFEPYIVKLHDYISEVKDALVRADLHVLGKVPENGHFLETVYSLMRLDNGDVRSLRDAFAEDEGTDIQRCISDPSGSLPSGELNSAAVDRIDAEVQGFISFCDSVSFDEDQCLAHLRELHGKVSDDLKGSVHFMCSSVVPNVRRMGDEMQCLLDGMDGKYILPGPSGAPTRGNADILPTGRNYYSLDPDTVPTKASWEIGKRMADEMIDKYVAEKGEYPREVGFIIWATDTMKTGGDDMAYILWLMGVKPVWSSAGGQVVGLEPVPLSELGRPRIDVAVNITGLFRDTFPNLIDMIDDAVKIVAALDEDDEDNALAANLRKDIVDGIAAGLTPDEARRRNSVRIFGAPPGGYGTGVNKSIETGAWKDVKDLADVYIDWCSNGYEKGNYGQKMRDEFVKRFSKVGVTVKNMPDREIDLLDCDDVYEYLGGMNAFVRAYGRKDAVTFMGDGSDPKRTKVRSTKDELRFVFRSKVLNPKFINGLKEHGYRGAAEMANITEYTMAWGATSDAAEDWMYEGLTDKFLDEDTRKWMEEVNPYAEMNILNRLQEAIDRGLWNASDEYRQKIKDLYLESEERIEELTDR, encoded by the coding sequence ATGAAGATGAGAATCGTCGTCCTGTCTCTGCAGACGGCTGACGCGAAGGTGCTCGCAGCCCCGGCGGAGAAGCTCAGGGAACTGGGGATCGAGCCCGATGTCTATGCGATCAACGCGGAGGAAGCGGACGACGACGTCCTCGTATACAAGGAGCTGGAGGACCGCACGGAGCAGGCGGACTTCGTCTACTTCCGGTGCATGTCGGACACCTGCCGCTTCAAGCGCTTCGACCGCTACAGGAAGGCGCTGGAGAAATGCCCCGGGTGGGTGCTGCTGTTCAGCGGCAACGCCGAGGTCACGCTGATGAACCGCGACCTCTTCAGAGGGAGGGACGATGAATACCGGGAGATCTGCAGGTACGCGGCCTCCCGCGGGCCGGAGAACGACTGGGGGATGGTGCTGTACGCGGCGCACGGGCTCGGGAAGACCGATGCCGTGCCCCCGGAACCGAAGACCCAGAGGAAGGACGGCATCTATCATAAGGGGATGGACAGGAACATCTCGAAGGAGGATTACCTCAGGACCCTCGATCCCTCGAAGATGACCGTAGGGATACTGTTCGCCAGCACCCTCTGGATCTATGACAACCTCGCCGCGGTGGATGCCCTGACCGACGAGATCGAGCGCAGGGGCATGAACGCGCTCCCCGTCTTCTTCTCGGCGGTATCCTACAAGACCGAGGGCGAGGAGGGAACGAAGGCGACGTTCAGGAAGTACTTCCTCAGGGACGACGGCAGCCCGATACCGGACGCCGTCCTGGTCCATACCTCGTTCTCCGTAATGTACAACTCCAGGGAGGGGGAGGGCGTCAGGATCGCCGACGCCGACAACTACTACGCCTCGCTGCTGGGCGTCCCGATGATCCACACCATGACGATAACCGGGGACTACGCCGATTACGAGACAGAGAAGGTCGGCCTCGGCAAGCACGAGATCACCAACAACGTCGCCTTCCCGGAGATCGACGGCGACATCATCGCCGTGCCGATAGCCTACACGCCGAAGAAGAGCGGGATGAAACGGAATATCGCCATCCCCGACCGCATCGAGGCCGCCGTGGACCTGGCATACCGCTGGGCGCGCCTCAGGCACATCCCGGAGAAGGACAAGAGGGTGGCCATCCTCCTCTGGCAGTCGCGCGCGAACTCAGGGGTCATCGGGAACGCCGCCGGCCTCGACTCCGTGGAGAGCATCGCCGGCCTCCTCCGGAGGATGAAAGAGGAAGGGTACAGCGTGGAGAACGTCCCGGAGAACGGGAAGGAGCTCATCGGGGAGATACTGGACAACGTCACCAACGACCTCGATTCCATGTCCTTGGAGACGGTCAGGAAGAAGGCCGCGGACCTCGTGGACAGGGACGACTACCTCCGGGAGTACTCGCAGGTCCCGGAATGGGACCGCGCCATGATGGAGAAGGACTGGGGGGAGCCTCCCGGGGAGATCTGCACCGACGGCAGGAAGATCATCATCCCCGGGCTCGTCAAAGGCAACGTCTTCATCGGCTACCAGCCCCTCCGCGGCATGGCCGACAAGTTCGAGCAGAGCATCCACGACCCGCTGCTGTTCGCCCAGCACCAGTATCTGGCATATTACCGCTGGATCAGGGACGTGTTCAAAGCGGACATCATCATCCACGTCGGGACCCACGGGACCCTGGAATGGCTCCCCGGGAAGAACGTCGGGCTCTCGGCCAAATGCGACCCCGATGTCGTGCTCGGGAATGTGCCGAACCTCTACATCTACATCATCGATGACCCGGGCGAGGGGATCCAGTGCAAGCGCCGCGCCGAGTCGGTGCTCGACGGGCACATGCCGCCGTCGATGGCGCGCGCCGGCAGATACGACGACATAGCCAAGGTGGAGGTCCCGCTGCAGGAGTACTTCCGGAACAAGGGCACGAACGACGCCGAGCGCCGCCGGGAGATGGTGAAGAACATCTACGAGGCCGCCAGGGACGCCAAGATGCTGAACGACCTGGGCCTTGCCGATTCGGATCCGGGACCGGAGGGCTTCGAGCCGTACATCGTGAAGCTCCACGATTACATCTCGGAGGTGAAGGACGCCCTGGTGAGGGCCGACCTGCACGTGCTCGGAAAGGTCCCCGAGAACGGGCATTTCCTGGAGACCGTCTATTCGCTGATGAGGCTCGACAACGGGGACGTCAGGAGCCTCCGCGACGCCTTCGCGGAGGACGAGGGTACGGATATCCAGAGGTGCATCTCCGATCCTTCCGGAAGCCTCCCCTCGGGAGAATTGAACTCCGCTGCCGTCGACAGGATCGACGCCGAAGTGCAGGGCTTCATATCCTTCTGCGATTCGGTCTCGTTCGATGAGGATCAGTGCCTGGCACATCTCAGGGAGCTGCACGGGAAGGTATCGGATGATCTGAAGGGCTCGGTGCATTTCATGTGCTCCTCGGTGGTCCCCAACGTCCGCCGCATGGGGGACGAGATGCAGTGCCTCCTGGACGGCATGGACGGGAAGTACATCCTGCCCGGCCCTTCGGGTGCCCCGACCCGCGGCAATGCCGACATCCTCCCGACCGGGAGGAACTATTACTCCCTGGACCCGGACACCGTCCCGACGAAGGCATCCTGGGAGATTGGGAAGCGGATGGCCGACGAGATGATCGACAAGTACGTCGCCGAGAAGGGGGAGTATCCCCGGGAGGTCGGCTTCATCATCTGGGCGACGGACACCATGAAGACCGGCGGGGACGACATGGCGTACATCCTCTGGCTCATGGGCGTGAAGCCCGTCTGGTCATCCGCCGGCGGGCAGGTCGTCGGCCTGGAGCCGGTGCCCCTGTCCGAGCTCGGAAGGCCCAGGATCGACGTTGCTGTGAACATCACCGGGCTCTTCCGCGACACCTTCCCCAATCTCATCGACATGATCGACGATGCGGTGAAGATCGTGGCCGCCCTCGACGAGGATGATGAGGACAACGCCCTCGCCGCCAACCTGAGGAAGGACATCGTGGACGGCATCGCCGCCGGCCTGACGCCGGACGAGGCCCGGCGCAGGAACTCGGTGAGGATCTTCGGCGCTCCGCCGGGAGGCTACGGCACGGGAGTGAACAAATCCATCGAGACCGGCGCATGGAAGGATGTCAAGGACCTTGCCGACGTCTACATCGATTGGTGCTCCAACGGCTACGAGAAAGGCAATTACGGGCAGAAGATGAGGGACGAGTTCGTGAAGAGGTTCTCCAAGGTCGGCGTAACAGTGAAGAACATGCCTGACAGGGAGATAGATCTCCTGGACTGCGACGACGTCTACGAATACCTGGGAGGGATGAACGCCTTCGTCCGCGCCTACGGGCGGAAGGACGCTGTGACCTTCATGGGCGACGGCTCCGACCCTAAGAGGACCAAGGTCCGCAGCACCAAGGATGAGCTTAGGTTCGTCTTCCGCTCGAAGGTGCTCAACCCGAAGTTCATAAACGGGCTGAAGGAGCACGGGTACAGGGGAGCGGCCGAGATGGCGAACATTACCGAGTACACCATGGCCTGGGGGGCCACCTCGGACGCCGCCGAGGACTGGATGTACGAGGGCCTTACCGACAAGTTCCTGGACGAGGACACCAGGAAATGGATGGAAGAGGTCAATCCGTACGCCGAGATGAACATCCTGAACAGGCTGCAGGAGGCCATCGACAGAGGCCTGTGGAACGCTTCCGATGAATACCGCCAGAAGATCAAGGACCTCTACCTCGAATCCGAGGAGAGGATCGAGGAACTGACCGACAGATGA
- a CDS encoding ATP-binding protein, translating into MSQEPSVFPFTRIVGQESMKRALLLNVVDPGIGGVLIKGEKGTAKSTTVRSLDAVLPYRTVVEGCPFRCEYGRPERYCPYCRERLERGEELKPVQSRMRVIDLPLSATEDRVAGTLDLEHVLKTGERRFEPGVLASANGNILYVDEVNLLDDHLVDLLLDSAAMGVNYVEREGVSFSHPARFVLVGTMNPEEGDLRPQLLDRFGLSVDIKGERDVKNRAEVVKRRVKYDSDPEKYIESCRQELDDTCARLTRAREILPEVEAGDSIVDMVVSVMIHFGVDGHRADITLLKAAKANAALEGRKSVSKDDIRATAELVLAHRLKRRPFEEAGLDTAELEKCLQDL; encoded by the coding sequence ATGTCCCAGGAACCTTCAGTATTCCCATTCACTAGGATCGTCGGCCAGGAGAGCATGAAAAGGGCGCTGCTGCTCAATGTGGTCGATCCGGGCATCGGCGGCGTCCTCATCAAAGGCGAGAAAGGAACAGCGAAGTCCACCACGGTCAGGTCGCTTGACGCCGTCCTCCCTTACCGCACCGTCGTGGAAGGCTGCCCTTTCCGCTGCGAGTACGGCCGGCCGGAACGCTACTGCCCCTACTGCCGCGAGAGGCTGGAGCGCGGGGAGGAGCTGAAGCCCGTGCAGAGCCGCATGAGGGTCATCGACCTGCCCCTGTCCGCCACCGAGGACAGGGTCGCCGGGACGCTCGACCTCGAGCATGTCCTCAAGACCGGGGAGCGGCGGTTCGAGCCCGGGGTACTGGCCTCCGCCAACGGCAACATCCTGTACGTGGACGAGGTCAACCTGCTGGACGATCATCTGGTGGACCTGCTTCTGGACTCCGCGGCCATGGGCGTGAACTACGTGGAGAGGGAAGGCGTGTCCTTCTCCCACCCGGCGAGGTTCGTTCTCGTCGGAACTATGAACCCCGAGGAAGGCGACCTCAGGCCCCAGCTCCTGGACAGGTTCGGCCTTTCGGTGGACATCAAAGGCGAGAGGGACGTGAAGAACCGCGCCGAGGTCGTCAAACGCAGGGTGAAATACGACTCGGACCCCGAGAAGTACATCGAATCGTGCAGACAGGAACTTGACGATACATGTGCCAGGCTCACCCGCGCGAGAGAGATCCTCCCCGAAGTCGAAGCAGGGGACAGCATCGTCGACATGGTCGTCTCTGTGATGATCCATTTCGGAGTCGACGGGCACCGCGCCGACATCACCCTCCTGAAGGCCGCCAAGGCCAATGCGGCCCTCGAAGGCAGGAAGTCCGTGTCCAAGGACGACATCCGCGCCACAGCCGAGCTGGTGCTGGCGCACCGCCTCAAGAGGCGCCCCTTCGAAGAAGCAGGTCTCGACACTGCGGAGCTCGAGAAATGCCTTCAGGACCTGTGA
- a CDS encoding SPASM domain-containing protein has translation MLFCLETLLQYEQGEFKIPEDAEPGVIYDGCNCGAWHFTILPTGDVYACRRVADSKVGNVFNDGISKLWYGEMEKYRDYTKFRKCSKCELLPWCRGCPAVAKGTYGSFYDADPPCWKKRNDITGEALPGSGSEDIVS, from the coding sequence ATGCTGTTCTGCCTTGAGACTCTTCTGCAGTATGAGCAGGGAGAGTTCAAGATCCCAGAGGATGCCGAGCCCGGGGTGATCTACGACGGATGCAACTGCGGGGCCTGGCACTTCACTATCCTTCCCACAGGAGATGTCTATGCCTGCAGGAGGGTCGCGGATTCAAAGGTCGGCAATGTCTTCAATGACGGGATTTCGAAGCTCTGGTACGGCGAGATGGAGAAGTACAGGGATTACACGAAGTTCAGGAAGTGCTCCAAATGCGAGCTCCTTCCGTGGTGCCGCGGCTGTCCTGCAGTCGCCAAAGGGACCTACGGTTCCTTCTACGACGCCGATCCCCCGTGCTGGAAGAAGAGGAACGACATCACCGGCGAAGCCCTTCCCGGATCCGGTTCCGAGGATATCGTTTCGTGA
- a CDS encoding aldo/keto reductase: protein MAEQSYVTLNDGSRIPQFGLGVFMVPEGPETVNAVKDALGMGIRHIDTAHAYQNERSVGEGVRESGVPRNEIWITSKLWPSEYGEEASYEGVRKMLGRLGTDYVDLVLLHQQVGDTMGAWRGLEKAKKEGLVRSIGISNFDGPRLDKILSESEIKPSVIQVECHPYWQQTALKKKIAPYGIRIESWYPIGHGDKGLIEEPLFTELGKKYGKSNVQIILRWHIQEGNIVFPKTTNPKHMKDNFDIFDFELTDAEMAEIRKMEGRKKFYNATYEGLVRNFTSWSPAD from the coding sequence ATGGCAGAGCAGTCATATGTTACTCTGAACGACGGCAGCAGGATCCCCCAGTTCGGACTGGGCGTCTTCATGGTCCCCGAGGGGCCCGAAACGGTGAACGCGGTCAAGGATGCACTCGGCATGGGCATCCGCCACATCGACACCGCCCACGCGTACCAGAACGAGAGGAGCGTCGGCGAGGGCGTCAGGGAGAGCGGCGTCCCCAGGAACGAGATCTGGATCACCTCCAAGCTCTGGCCGTCCGAATACGGCGAGGAAGCGAGCTATGAAGGCGTCCGGAAGATGCTGGGGCGCCTGGGGACAGACTATGTAGACCTGGTCCTCCTGCATCAGCAGGTCGGCGACACCATGGGCGCATGGCGCGGCCTGGAGAAGGCGAAGAAGGAGGGGCTCGTCCGCTCCATCGGGATCTCCAACTTCGACGGCCCCCGCCTCGATAAGATCCTTTCCGAGTCGGAGATTAAACCGTCCGTCATCCAGGTGGAATGCCATCCCTACTGGCAGCAGACCGCACTGAAGAAGAAGATCGCGCCCTACGGGATCAGGATCGAGAGCTGGTACCCGATCGGGCACGGGGATAAAGGGCTCATCGAGGAGCCCCTGTTCACCGAACTGGGGAAGAAGTACGGCAAGAGCAATGTGCAGATCATCCTGAGATGGCACATCCAGGAGGGGAACATCGTGTTCCCGAAGACCACCAACCCCAAGCACATGAAGGACAACTTCGACATCTTCGACTTCGAGCTCACCGATGCCGAGATGGCAGAGATAAGGAAAATGGAAGGGAGGAAGAAGTTCTACAATGCGACCTATGAGGGGCTGGTCAGGAACTTCACCTCGTGGAGCCCCGCAGACTGA
- a CDS encoding VWA domain-containing protein, translating into MPSGPVNGLPFTAVVGMDDAKRALECAIVSPSIRTVLLRGGEGTAKTVLARAAAGLTGKKIVNCPLNVTEEQLFGGLDVEETVRTGVPAMEKGLLSRADGNILYIDDINLMDRGMLAGIMDAVLTGTVRVERGPVSGSYPCATTLIATMNPDDSDLSDHALDRFDLCAYSADCTGEERRLIVSRNAELASDPEGLAQRFEKSQEEEREKVSRAALILPMVTVSDELISVVCELCQKVGAEGSRGDIAMVECAEAIAALNGRDSVMKKDVEEAAVLCLPHRRSYDRPPPEPPRDQQNEDTRQDDGKNNDEQNESEDQNGQKNSGEPPQGSGEQPPNRQDQDTRQDDGEDRDKNEPPQNGMPDIGEMLFEIGRQFRVIDYLDSRERVPSRTKARKGRRAVAVSADGTGRYARAKIPSGHPSDIAFDATIRAAAPYQSERHKDGLSIAIEDRDIREKVRERRSGATLLFLVDASGSLGVRKRMAAVKGAVLSMLRDSYVRRDRIGLMAFRRSSAEMVLPPTRSVEYSYRKLEDLPTGGKTPLGEALVRAGEYMTSYARTHIGERCFIVLVTDGRANVPVAQGADANAEALKTAENLRIPGVRWIVVDAGAGFPHFDNAEKLAAALEARYFRLEDLDADRLAEGVRAAVDR; encoded by the coding sequence ATGCCTTCAGGACCTGTGAACGGCCTCCCGTTCACCGCCGTCGTCGGGATGGACGACGCCAAGCGCGCGCTGGAATGCGCGATCGTCAGCCCGAGCATCCGCACCGTCCTGCTCAGGGGCGGCGAGGGGACCGCCAAGACCGTTCTGGCCAGGGCGGCCGCCGGGCTCACGGGAAAGAAGATCGTCAACTGCCCCCTGAACGTCACCGAAGAGCAGCTGTTCGGAGGGCTGGACGTCGAGGAGACGGTCAGGACGGGAGTGCCGGCCATGGAAAAGGGCCTCCTCTCCCGCGCCGACGGGAACATCCTGTACATCGATGACATCAACCTGATGGACAGGGGCATGCTGGCCGGCATCATGGACGCCGTCCTCACCGGGACGGTGCGCGTCGAGAGAGGGCCCGTTTCCGGATCCTATCCCTGCGCCACGACCCTGATAGCCACCATGAACCCGGACGACAGCGACCTGTCGGACCATGCGCTCGACCGCTTCGACCTCTGCGCCTACTCGGCGGACTGCACCGGGGAGGAAAGGAGGCTCATCGTCTCCAGGAACGCAGAGCTTGCGTCGGACCCCGAGGGCCTGGCACAGCGCTTCGAGAAGTCCCAGGAGGAAGAGAGGGAGAAGGTCTCGAGGGCCGCCCTCATCCTGCCGATGGTGACGGTATCGGATGAGCTCATCTCCGTCGTATGCGAACTGTGCCAGAAGGTCGGGGCCGAAGGTTCCCGCGGGGACATAGCCATGGTGGAATGCGCCGAGGCCATCGCCGCCCTCAACGGGCGCGACTCGGTCATGAAGAAGGACGTCGAGGAGGCGGCCGTCCTCTGCCTCCCCCACAGGCGCAGCTACGACCGGCCTCCCCCCGAACCTCCCCGGGATCAGCAAAATGAAGATACCCGGCAGGACGACGGGAAGAATAATGACGAACAGAACGAGAGCGAAGATCAGAACGGTCAGAAGAACAGCGGGGAACCTCCGCAGGGCAGCGGGGAACAGCCCCCGAACCGGCAGGATCAGGACACCCGGCAGGACGATGGGGAGGACAGGGACAAGAACGAACCTCCTCAGAACGGCATGCCTGACATCGGCGAGATGCTCTTCGAGATCGGCAGGCAGTTCCGTGTCATAGATTATCTTGATTCGCGCGAACGCGTACCTTCGCGTACGAAGGCCCGCAAGGGGCGCCGCGCCGTGGCCGTCTCCGCCGACGGAACCGGAAGGTACGCACGTGCCAAGATCCCATCCGGGCATCCGTCCGATATCGCGTTCGATGCCACCATCCGCGCAGCCGCGCCCTACCAGAGTGAGAGGCACAAAGACGGGCTGTCGATAGCCATCGAGGACCGCGACATCCGCGAGAAGGTGCGCGAGAGAAGGAGCGGGGCCACCCTCCTGTTCCTGGTCGATGCCAGCGGCTCCCTCGGGGTCAGGAAGAGGATGGCCGCCGTCAAGGGGGCAGTGCTCTCCATGCTGCGCGACAGCTACGTCAGGAGGGACAGGATCGGCCTGATGGCCTTCCGCAGGAGCTCAGCCGAGATGGTGCTCCCGCCGACGAGATCGGTGGAGTACAGCTACAGGAAGCTCGAGGACCTCCCGACCGGTGGGAAGACCCCGCTCGGGGAAGCGCTCGTCCGCGCCGGGGAGTACATGACCTCGTACGCCAGGACCCACATAGGTGAGAGATGCTTCATCGTCCTCGTGACGGACGGGCGCGCGAACGTCCCGGTGGCTCAGGGAGCGGACGCGAACGCCGAAGCGCTTAAGACCGCCGAGAACCTGAGAATCCCCGGCGTGAGGTGGATCGTAGTGGACGCCGGCGCCGGCTTCCCGCACTTCGACAACGCCGAGAAGCTCGCCGCGGCCCTGGAAGCACGCTATTTCCGCCTGGAGGACCTTGACGCCGACAGGCTGGCGGAAGGTGTCAGGGCTGCCGTGGACAGATGA